A section of the Passer domesticus isolate bPasDom1 chromosome 17, bPasDom1.hap1, whole genome shotgun sequence genome encodes:
- the ACAD10 gene encoding acyl-CoA dehydrogenase family member 10 isoform X2 yields MGSAGPPGPDRTGTGRERRRFRLPHLSPLTRDVTALTQRAAAAAAAAARGGLRGAAAASRESSGCAAPASPWLRCEFPWPCRGSSMSLSGAARAQTLLCAGVRRLPLAQQQPRGVSYKAVVFEESGVLLPAPHSTATGWEARSCVPAGTIQQAALSGGESSLSLQYSRGELTAVEFLQELGQQCFDIANVRVPVHAFLRDLIRKEMRKQLPIMAEAAQCIRAEGLKTALLSHSLCLGDAESFLPLEQQHFDVVVESHQEGVPRPNPGIYKLCLERLGVQPQESILLDSSSQNLEAAAQLGMKTVKVDDPEAALKELETHLGFPLQGFVPYTRSVRPGMEIPKDRLQKYLEDVLGAHPTAPLQLRQFDHGEPTRSYLVKFGGRLLVLKKEEEPPDGPSGPSVPREYRVLKALAEAGVPVPPVLALCEDRSILGTPFLLLEHCAGRIHRAASLPAVPPRRRGACYGAMANVLARIHSLDLGAAKLQDLGEHGNYIQQQVETWTKQYRAVETQVIPAMERLIQWLPLHFPESQKTTVVHGDFRMDHLVFHPDRPEVLAVLGWKFATLGDPMCDLANNCMSFFLPAHFGARRGLRQCDLGHLGIPTAEEYSQMYCGHLGVQPPESWNFYLAFAFFRLAVTLQGRHRGSLPGRPAPGDSSPKDAEFVAELAWDFAIKEGFRVFENLPPTKLLVRHSSTWAGQGPVLGRSYSTWAGLGSSCAQSPPGQPPQQPGDGPGALLQDGKHGQPVGLSKFPLQRDCTSSARAAGTKCQDKAVALMAAQAVDQGTKHNLQQVADAGRTLSGGRS; encoded by the exons ATGGGCTCCGCGGGGCCGCCGGGACCGGACCGGAccgggacgggacgggagcgGCGCCGCTTCCGCCTCCCGCACCTTTCCCCTCTGACCCGTGACGTCACCGCGCTGACGcagcgggcggcggcggcggctgcggcggcaGCGCGCGGGGGGCTGCGAGGGGCGGCCGCTGCTTCTCGCGAGAGCTCGGG ctgtgcagctccagcctctccctgGCTGAGGTGTGAGTTTCCCTGGCCCTGCCGTGGCTCCAGCATGTCCCTGAGCGGCGCTGCCCGTGCCCAGACCCTTCTGTGTGCCGGGGTCCGGCGGCTCccgctggcccagcagcagcccagggggGTCTCTTACAAAGCTGTGGTCTTCGAGGAGAGCggggtgctgctgccagcccctcacagcacagccacag GCTGGGAGGCCCGGAGCTGCGTTCCAGCTGGCACCATCCAGCAAGCTGCGCTGTCTGGAGGGGAGAGCAGCCTCTCTCTGCAGTACTCCAGAGGAGAGCTGACAGCTGTGGAGTTCCTGCAGGAATTGGGACAGCAGTGCTTTGACATT GCAAATGTCCGTGTTCCAGTGCACGCCTTTCTCCGGGATTTAATCCGAAAGGAGATGAGAAAACAGCTCCCCATAATGGCAGAAGCAGCTCAGTGTATCCGGGCAGAAGGGCTCAAGacagctctgctgagccacAGCTTGtgcctgggggatgcagagagcttcctgcccctggagcagcagcactttgATGTG GTGGTTGAATCACACCAGGAAGGGGTGCCCAGGCCAAATCCTGGCATCTACAAGCTGTGCTTGGAGCGCCTGGGTGTCCAGCCCCAGGAATCCATCctgctggacagcagcagccagaacctggaggcagcagcccagcttgGCATGAAAACTGTGAAG GTTGATGATCCAGAAGCAGCACTCAAAGAGCTGGAAACCCATCTGGGATTTCCTTTGCAAGGGTTTGTTCCCTATACTCGTTCAGTGAGACCGGGCATGGAAATCCCAAAGGATCGTCTGCAAAAGTACCTTGAGGATGTTCTTGGTGCCCACCCAACAG CCCCGCTGCAGTTACGGCAGTTTGACCACGGGGAGCCCACCCGGAGCTATTTGGTGAAGTTTGGAGGTCGTTTGCTGGTGCtaaagaaggaggaggagcctCCCGATGGCCCCTCGGGCCCTTCTGTCCCACGGGAGTACAG GGTCCTGAAGGCTCTGGCTGAGGCTGGTGttcctgtgccccctgtgctTGCTCTCTGCGAGGACAGAAG CATCCTTGGCACTCCTTTcttgctgctggagcactgTGCTGGCCGCATCCACCGCGCCGCGTCCCTGCCCGCGGTGCCGCCACGCCGGCGCGGGGCCTGCTACGGGGCCATGGCAAACGTCCTGGCCAGGATCCACAGCCTGGACCTCGGAGCTGCCAAGCTGCAGGACCTCGGGGAGCACG GAAATTACATCCAGCAGCAGGTTGAGACCTGGACGAAGCAGTATCGAGCTGTGGAAACTCAGGTGATCCCAGCAATGGAGAGGCTCATCCAGTGGCTGCCTCTGCATTTTCCTGAATCCCAGAAGACAACAGTGGTGCATGGTGATTTCAG GATGGACCACCTGGTCTTTCACCCAGACAGGCCAGAagtccttgctgtgctgggctggaagTTTGCCACTCTGGGAGATCCCATGTGTGATTTGGCGAATAACTGTATGAGCTTCTTCCTGCCAGCCCACTTTGGTGCTCGCAGAG GCTTGAGGCAGTGTGACTTGGGGCACCTGGGGATCCCCACAGCAGAGGAGTATTCCCAGATGTACTGTGGCCACCTGGGAGTGCAGCCCCCGGAGAGCTGGAATTTCTACCTGGCCTTTGCCTTTTTCCGCCTGGCCGTGACGCTGCAGGGACGTCACCGTGGCTCCCTGCCAG GGAGGCCAGCTCCAGGTGACAGCAGCCCCAAGGACGCAGAGTTTGTGGCTGAGCTGGCTTGGGATTTTGCCATTAAAGAAGGATTCCGTGTGTTTGAGAACCTCCCCCCCACAAAGCTGCTCGTGAGACATTccagcacctgggctgggcaAGGGCCAGTCCTGGGCAGGAGTTACAGCACCTGGGCAGgcctgggcagctcctgtgcccagagcccccctgGGCAACCcccccagcagcctggggatgGCCCTGGGGCTTTGCTGCAAGATGGAAAACACGGGCAGCCAGTGGGGCTTTCCAAATTCCCACTCCAGAGGGACTGCACATcctctgccagagctgcag GCACAAAGTGCCAGGACAAGGCCGTGGCACTGATGGCTGCACAGGCCGTGGATCAGGGCACCAAG CACAACCTCCAGCAAGTTGCAGATGCTGGAAGAACCCTCAGTGGTGGAAGGAGCTGA
- the ACAD10 gene encoding acyl-CoA dehydrogenase family member 10 isoform X1, with the protein MGSAGPPGPDRTGTGRERRRFRLPHLSPLTRDVTALTQRAAAAAAAAARGGLRGAAAASRESSGCAAPASPWLRCEFPWPCRGSSMSLSGAARAQTLLCAGVRRLPLAQQQPRGVSYKAVVFEESGVLLPAPHSTATGWEARSCVPAGTIQQAALSGGESSLSLQYSRGELTAVEFLQELGQQCFDIANVRVPVHAFLRDLIRKEMRKQLPIMAEAAQCIRAEGLKTALLSHSLCLGDAESFLPLEQQHFDVVVESHQEGVPRPNPGIYKLCLERLGVQPQESILLDSSSQNLEAAAQLGMKTVKVDDPEAALKELETHLGFPLQGFVPYTRSVRPGMEIPKDRLQKYLEDVLGAHPTAPLQLRQFDHGEPTRSYLVKFGGRLLVLKKEEEPPDGPSGPSVPREYRVLKALAEAGVPVPPVLALCEDRSILGTPFLLLEHCAGRIHRAASLPAVPPRRRGACYGAMANVLARIHSLDLGAAKLQDLGEHGNYIQQQVETWTKQYRAVETQVIPAMERLIQWLPLHFPESQKTTVVHGDFRMDHLVFHPDRPEVLAVLGWKFATLGDPMCDLANNCMSFFLPAHFGARRGLRQCDLGHLGIPTAEEYSQMYCGHLGVQPPESWNFYLAFAFFRLAVTLQGRHRGSLPGRPAPGDSSPKDAEFVAELAWDFAIKEGFRVFENLPPTKLLVRHSSTWAGQGPVLGRSYSTWAGLGSSCAQSPPGQPPQQPGDGPGALLQDGKHGQPVGLSKFPLQRDCTSSARAAGTKCQDKAVALMAAQAVDQGTKLPGAKHLHSADPSPALPLDLSSTSG; encoded by the exons ATGGGCTCCGCGGGGCCGCCGGGACCGGACCGGAccgggacgggacgggagcgGCGCCGCTTCCGCCTCCCGCACCTTTCCCCTCTGACCCGTGACGTCACCGCGCTGACGcagcgggcggcggcggcggctgcggcggcaGCGCGCGGGGGGCTGCGAGGGGCGGCCGCTGCTTCTCGCGAGAGCTCGGG ctgtgcagctccagcctctccctgGCTGAGGTGTGAGTTTCCCTGGCCCTGCCGTGGCTCCAGCATGTCCCTGAGCGGCGCTGCCCGTGCCCAGACCCTTCTGTGTGCCGGGGTCCGGCGGCTCccgctggcccagcagcagcccagggggGTCTCTTACAAAGCTGTGGTCTTCGAGGAGAGCggggtgctgctgccagcccctcacagcacagccacag GCTGGGAGGCCCGGAGCTGCGTTCCAGCTGGCACCATCCAGCAAGCTGCGCTGTCTGGAGGGGAGAGCAGCCTCTCTCTGCAGTACTCCAGAGGAGAGCTGACAGCTGTGGAGTTCCTGCAGGAATTGGGACAGCAGTGCTTTGACATT GCAAATGTCCGTGTTCCAGTGCACGCCTTTCTCCGGGATTTAATCCGAAAGGAGATGAGAAAACAGCTCCCCATAATGGCAGAAGCAGCTCAGTGTATCCGGGCAGAAGGGCTCAAGacagctctgctgagccacAGCTTGtgcctgggggatgcagagagcttcctgcccctggagcagcagcactttgATGTG GTGGTTGAATCACACCAGGAAGGGGTGCCCAGGCCAAATCCTGGCATCTACAAGCTGTGCTTGGAGCGCCTGGGTGTCCAGCCCCAGGAATCCATCctgctggacagcagcagccagaacctggaggcagcagcccagcttgGCATGAAAACTGTGAAG GTTGATGATCCAGAAGCAGCACTCAAAGAGCTGGAAACCCATCTGGGATTTCCTTTGCAAGGGTTTGTTCCCTATACTCGTTCAGTGAGACCGGGCATGGAAATCCCAAAGGATCGTCTGCAAAAGTACCTTGAGGATGTTCTTGGTGCCCACCCAACAG CCCCGCTGCAGTTACGGCAGTTTGACCACGGGGAGCCCACCCGGAGCTATTTGGTGAAGTTTGGAGGTCGTTTGCTGGTGCtaaagaaggaggaggagcctCCCGATGGCCCCTCGGGCCCTTCTGTCCCACGGGAGTACAG GGTCCTGAAGGCTCTGGCTGAGGCTGGTGttcctgtgccccctgtgctTGCTCTCTGCGAGGACAGAAG CATCCTTGGCACTCCTTTcttgctgctggagcactgTGCTGGCCGCATCCACCGCGCCGCGTCCCTGCCCGCGGTGCCGCCACGCCGGCGCGGGGCCTGCTACGGGGCCATGGCAAACGTCCTGGCCAGGATCCACAGCCTGGACCTCGGAGCTGCCAAGCTGCAGGACCTCGGGGAGCACG GAAATTACATCCAGCAGCAGGTTGAGACCTGGACGAAGCAGTATCGAGCTGTGGAAACTCAGGTGATCCCAGCAATGGAGAGGCTCATCCAGTGGCTGCCTCTGCATTTTCCTGAATCCCAGAAGACAACAGTGGTGCATGGTGATTTCAG GATGGACCACCTGGTCTTTCACCCAGACAGGCCAGAagtccttgctgtgctgggctggaagTTTGCCACTCTGGGAGATCCCATGTGTGATTTGGCGAATAACTGTATGAGCTTCTTCCTGCCAGCCCACTTTGGTGCTCGCAGAG GCTTGAGGCAGTGTGACTTGGGGCACCTGGGGATCCCCACAGCAGAGGAGTATTCCCAGATGTACTGTGGCCACCTGGGAGTGCAGCCCCCGGAGAGCTGGAATTTCTACCTGGCCTTTGCCTTTTTCCGCCTGGCCGTGACGCTGCAGGGACGTCACCGTGGCTCCCTGCCAG GGAGGCCAGCTCCAGGTGACAGCAGCCCCAAGGACGCAGAGTTTGTGGCTGAGCTGGCTTGGGATTTTGCCATTAAAGAAGGATTCCGTGTGTTTGAGAACCTCCCCCCCACAAAGCTGCTCGTGAGACATTccagcacctgggctgggcaAGGGCCAGTCCTGGGCAGGAGTTACAGCACCTGGGCAGgcctgggcagctcctgtgcccagagcccccctgGGCAACCcccccagcagcctggggatgGCCCTGGGGCTTTGCTGCAAGATGGAAAACACGGGCAGCCAGTGGGGCTTTCCAAATTCCCACTCCAGAGGGACTGCACATcctctgccagagctgcag GCACAAAGTGCCAGGACAAGGCCGTGGCACTGATGGCTGCACAGGCCGTGGATCAGGGCACCAAG ctccctggAGCAAAACATCTCCACAGtgcagatcccagcccagcacttcCCCTGGACCTGAGCTCCACGTCTGGCTGA
- the BRAP gene encoding BRCA1-associated protein isoform X2, which produces MSVSLVVIRLELAGTSPLPAGFAYSAAAPDMAAESTGAAPAALPACLQGKGPGERAAILHQHLGRREMTDVIIETIQPRADEAQAAMEGRKSSEAASAEDTSKQEDQSKECEAAPDSPSKQLPDQISFFSGNPSVEIVHGIMHLYKTNKMTSLKEDVRRSAMLCILTVPATMTSHDLMKFVASFYEVIEHMKIIRDSTPNQYMVLIKFSSQADADSFYMACNGRQFNSIEEDVCQLVYVERAEVFKSEDGASLPVMDLTELPKCTVCLERMDESVNGILTTLCNHSFHSQCLQRWEDTTCPVCRYCQTPEPVEENKCFECGVQENLWICLICGHIGCGRYVSRHAYKHFEETQHTYAMQLTNHRVWDYAGDNYVHRLVASKTDGKLVQYECEGDMCQEEKIDALQLEYSYLLTSQLESQRIYWENKIVRIEKDTAEEVFPAEQQSGKTLQRAEGGAGTEQVLTSKPGLAAEQTEGGGEGAEGNL; this is translated from the exons ATGAGCGTGTCGCTGGTCGTGATCCGGCTGGAGCTGGCCGGGACTTCCCCGCTGCCCGCGGGCTTCGCCTACAGCGCGGCCG CTCCGGACATGGCAGCGGAGAGCACCGGCGCGGCCCCCGCCGCCCTGCCCGCCTGCCTGCAGGGGAAGGGCCCCGGGGAGCGGGCGGccatcctgcaccagcaccTGGGCCGCCGCGAGATGACCGACGTGATCATCGAGACCATCCAGCCGCGGGCAG ATGAAGCACAAGCTGCCATGGAGGGAAGAAAATCCTCGGAGGCTGCATCAGCTGAGGACACGAGCAAACAGGAGGATCAAAGCAAGGAGTGTGAGGCTGCCCCAGACTCGCCTTCCAAGCAGCTCCCAGACCAGATTTCCTTCTTCAGCGGGAACCCCTCGGTGGAAATCGTTCATGGAATTATGCACCTGTACAAAACAAA caaGATGACCTCCCTGAAGGAGGACGTGCGGCGCAGTGCCATGCTCTGCATCCTCACCGTCCCCGCCACCATGACCAGCCACGACCTCATGAAGTTTGTGGCCTCCTTCTACGAGGTGATTGAGCACATGAAGATCATCAGGGACTCCACCCCAAACCAGTACATGGTGCTCATCAAGTTCAGCTCCCAG gctgaTGCAGACAGTTTCTAcatggcctgcaatggccgccAGTTCAACTCCATCGAGGAGGACGTTTGCCAGCTCGTCTATGTGGAGAGGGCTGAAGTCTTCAAGTCAGAAGAT GGGGCCAGCCTGCCCGTGATGGACCTGACAGAGCTGCCCAAGTGCACCGTGTGCCTGGAGAGGATGGATGAGTCTGTGAACGGGATCCTCACCACTCTGTGCAACCACAGCTTCCACAGCCAGTGCCTGCAGCGCTGGGAGGACACCAC GTGCCCTGTGTGCAGGTACTGCCAGACTCCAGAGCCTGTGGAAGAGAACAAGTGTTTTGAGTGTGGAGTTCAAGAA AACCTGTGGATCTGTCTGATCTGCGGGCACATCGGCTGCGGGCGCTACGTGAGCCGCCACGCCTACAAGCACTTTGAGGAGACGCAGCACACGTACGCCATGCAGCTCACCAACCACCGCGTCTGGGACTACGCCGGGG ACAATTATGTCCATCGGCTGGTGGCAAGCAAAACTGATGGCAAGCTAGTTCAGTACGAGTGTGAGGGGGATATGTGCCAGGAGGAGAAAATTGATGCCTTACAATTAGAG TATTCCTATTTGCTGACGAGCCAGCTGGAATCCCAGAGGATCTATTGGGAAAACAAGATTGTCCGGATCGAGAAGGACACAGCCGAGGAG GTGTTCCCAGCTGAACAACAAAGTGGCAAAACTCTCCAACGAGCTGAAGGAGGAGCAGGAACTGAACAAGTGCTTACGAGCAAACCAGGCCTTGCTGCAGAACAAactgaaggaggaggagagggtgCTGAAGGAAACCTGTGA
- the BRAP gene encoding BRCA1-associated protein isoform X1, protein MSVSLVVIRLELAGTSPLPAGFAYSAAAPDMAAESTGAAPAALPACLQGKGPGERAAILHQHLGRREMTDVIIETIQPRADEAQAAMEGRKSSEAASAEDTSKQEDQSKECEAAPDSPSKQLPDQISFFSGNPSVEIVHGIMHLYKTNKMTSLKEDVRRSAMLCILTVPATMTSHDLMKFVASFYEVIEHMKIIRDSTPNQYMVLIKFSSQADADSFYMACNGRQFNSIEEDVCQLVYVERAEVFKSEDGASLPVMDLTELPKCTVCLERMDESVNGILTTLCNHSFHSQCLQRWEDTTCPVCRYCQTPEPVEENKCFECGVQENLWICLICGHIGCGRYVSRHAYKHFEETQHTYAMQLTNHRVWDYAGDNYVHRLVASKTDGKLVQYECEGDMCQEEKIDALQLEYSYLLTSQLESQRIYWENKIVRIEKDTAEEINNMKTKFKETIEKCDSLEQRLNDLLKEKQSVERKCSQLNNKVAKLSNELKEEQELNKCLRANQALLQNKLKEEERVLKETCEQKDLQISEIQEQLRDVMFYLETQQKINHLPAETRQEIQEGQINIAVASSASSSTAGTGKPSSRRGRGKRGK, encoded by the exons ATGAGCGTGTCGCTGGTCGTGATCCGGCTGGAGCTGGCCGGGACTTCCCCGCTGCCCGCGGGCTTCGCCTACAGCGCGGCCG CTCCGGACATGGCAGCGGAGAGCACCGGCGCGGCCCCCGCCGCCCTGCCCGCCTGCCTGCAGGGGAAGGGCCCCGGGGAGCGGGCGGccatcctgcaccagcaccTGGGCCGCCGCGAGATGACCGACGTGATCATCGAGACCATCCAGCCGCGGGCAG ATGAAGCACAAGCTGCCATGGAGGGAAGAAAATCCTCGGAGGCTGCATCAGCTGAGGACACGAGCAAACAGGAGGATCAAAGCAAGGAGTGTGAGGCTGCCCCAGACTCGCCTTCCAAGCAGCTCCCAGACCAGATTTCCTTCTTCAGCGGGAACCCCTCGGTGGAAATCGTTCATGGAATTATGCACCTGTACAAAACAAA caaGATGACCTCCCTGAAGGAGGACGTGCGGCGCAGTGCCATGCTCTGCATCCTCACCGTCCCCGCCACCATGACCAGCCACGACCTCATGAAGTTTGTGGCCTCCTTCTACGAGGTGATTGAGCACATGAAGATCATCAGGGACTCCACCCCAAACCAGTACATGGTGCTCATCAAGTTCAGCTCCCAG gctgaTGCAGACAGTTTCTAcatggcctgcaatggccgccAGTTCAACTCCATCGAGGAGGACGTTTGCCAGCTCGTCTATGTGGAGAGGGCTGAAGTCTTCAAGTCAGAAGAT GGGGCCAGCCTGCCCGTGATGGACCTGACAGAGCTGCCCAAGTGCACCGTGTGCCTGGAGAGGATGGATGAGTCTGTGAACGGGATCCTCACCACTCTGTGCAACCACAGCTTCCACAGCCAGTGCCTGCAGCGCTGGGAGGACACCAC GTGCCCTGTGTGCAGGTACTGCCAGACTCCAGAGCCTGTGGAAGAGAACAAGTGTTTTGAGTGTGGAGTTCAAGAA AACCTGTGGATCTGTCTGATCTGCGGGCACATCGGCTGCGGGCGCTACGTGAGCCGCCACGCCTACAAGCACTTTGAGGAGACGCAGCACACGTACGCCATGCAGCTCACCAACCACCGCGTCTGGGACTACGCCGGGG ACAATTATGTCCATCGGCTGGTGGCAAGCAAAACTGATGGCAAGCTAGTTCAGTACGAGTGTGAGGGGGATATGTGCCAGGAGGAGAAAATTGATGCCTTACAATTAGAG TATTCCTATTTGCTGACGAGCCAGCTGGAATCCCAGAGGATCTATTGGGAAAACAAGATTGTCCGGATCGAGAAGGACACAGCCGAGGAG ATTAACAACATGAAGACCAAATTTAAAGAGACCATTGAGAAGTGTGACAGTCTGGAACAGCGGCTCAATGACTTGCTCAAAGAAAAGCAGTCAGTGGAGAGGAA GTGTTCCCAGCTGAACAACAAAGTGGCAAAACTCTCCAACGAGCTGAAGGAGGAGCAGGAACTGAACAAGTGCTTACGAGCAAACCAGGCCTTGCTGCAGAACAAactgaaggaggaggagagggtgCTGAAGGAAACCTGTGAGCAGAAGGACCTGCAGATCTCCGagatccaggagcagctgagggatgTCATGTTCTACCTGGAGACGCAGCAGAAAATCAACCACCTCCCAGCTGAGACCCGCCAGGAGATTCAGGAGGGACAGATCAACATTGCAGTGGCATCTTCTGCCAGCTCctccacagcaggcacaggcaaACCCTCCTCCAGGAGAGGCCGTGGCAAGAGAGGGAAATGA